The sequence below is a genomic window from Anaerolineae bacterium.
CCCTTTCTGGACTAAGGCGGGGCTAAGTTCCGTAACATGCTTTCCAAGTCCGCCTACAATATGAGGGGGGTATTCCCAGGAAATCATTAGCACGCGCATTTCTTTCCCCCAGCCGTTTTCAATCAGCTCCACGGAGGGCTTGAGTTTTAAACTGATGCCAAACCCTTTCCCTTGTGATCCTGCCTTCTGCCGAGGTTTCCTTCAGGGCCTTTATCAGCACTTTCGTCGCCACGTAGGCTGGCCAGGCAAAAGGCCCTGGTTCCGCTCCCGAAATCTTCCTATATTCCTGGGCAAAAGTTTCTTCGGGCTCCCTTTCGCCCCCGAAGCACCAGCTTCCCCTTTCCCCCGCAAGAGCTTTGAAGGGGGAAGAGCAAAGCTCAGGCCGGCCCCAGAATTCCCCCCTGAACCCGTTTTGCCTGAGTTTCAACAGAACTTCAGCACCCGTTGAAGAGTCTCCGGGCCAGAAAGCCACGCGGTAGCTTTGAGGAGTAGGAGGAAATTCCGGGTAGCAGTAAAAATCCAGATTCTCGGCCGGACAGGAAGATGAAATTTCTCTGTAAACTGCCGAGCCAGGGCAGGAAAAAACCAGGATTTTCCCTTCAGAACACAGGATTCTGGGCCATTGAGGAGGATAGGGGTAGACCTGGAAAGCTCCTTCTCCCAGCTTCCCCTTTTCCAGAACAGGTATCGGGATTACGAGGGGTAAATGATAGCGGGCGTAGATGGGGAAAGCGGCGAGGGTCGTTTCCTCCGACAGATGGCCAATTACCCCCACGACGTCCGGGTCAAGGGAGATTTTGCCCGCAGCTATAATGGCTTCAGCAGGTGAGTTTCTATCGTCCAGAGCCACCAGTTCCAAACGGTATTTTCCCAGCTCCCGGGAAGCGTTTGCTTCCCGAACGGCCAGTTTAACTGCATATAGGGCATCATAACCTTCAGCCCGATGGAGGCCCTCAAAAGGGGCCACCAGCCCAATCTTAACCACTGGGGGAACACTTCCCGGGAGAGTACACCCTGCCCCCAGTATCAGGAGGGCAAGGCTTACTGCTTTAAGCTTTCTCACTTGAGGATTTCTCCCCTCCGCTCATGGATTCTCCCGCAAATTGGACGAAGGGCCGCAGGAGGGAGGAAAATTCCATGGGGAAAATGAATTTGGTGGCGGGGCTTTGGCCAAGGGACTTTAGAGCTTCAAGGTACTGGAGGCTCATGGTTTTGGAGTCAACAGTCCTGGCCACATCAAAGATTTTCTGGAGGGCAAGGGCAAAACCTTCGGCTTTGAGGATAGATGCCTGGCGTTCTCCTTCTGCTGTGAGGATGAGGGCCTGGCGCTGGCCTTCAGCTTTGAGGATGGCGGCCTGCTTTTCGCCTTCGGCTACTTTTATAGCTGATTCCCTCTTGCCGTCCGCTTCGGTAACCATAGCACGGCGAGTCCTTTCAGCGCTGAGCTGGCGGATCATGGCTTCCTGCACATCCCTTGGCGGGAGGATTTCCCTTATCTCCACGCTTGTGACTTTCACCCCCCACCTTTCTGTGACTTCGTCCAGTTTAGTGCGGAGGATGCGGTTTATCTCTTCCCTTCTGGCCAGAACATCATCCAGCTGGATATCGCCGATTACAGCTCTCAAAGTGGTGGTGGCAATACCCTGGGAAGCGCCAGCGAAGTTCCTCACCTGGATTACGCTGTCGACAGCGTTCACCACGCGCCAGTAGACCAGGAAATCCACGTCTATAGGGGCGTTATCTTTAGTGATGCAGGTTTGGCGAGGTATTTCCAGGTATTGCTCCCTCAGGTCCACCTTCACTGCAACTTCCACGAAAGGTATAAGGAAGACCAGGCCTGGCCCCCTTTCCCCAACGCATCTTCCAAAGCGGAATATGACAAGTCTCTCGTATTCCCTGACGATTTTAATGGCCATAGGGGCAATTATGAAGATCAAAAGGATTAAAAGGCCTAGACAAAGGGTTTCTGCGGCCATTGTGCACCTCCAGGCTTAATTTTAAGAGCATTATAAAGGCTTTTGAGGCCAAATGCAACTACATCTTTCAGAACTTCTCGCCACGCAACCAATCTCCTTGTGGGATAGCTGAAGGTTTTTCAAGTTCTTGACAACTGAACAGATTTGTGTTATAATTCAAACAAAAATGAACAGAGCCGATCCATGCTCCCGGAAGAGCGTCACCAGTTAATCCTGCAGCTTATAGAAAGCAAAGGCTCAGTCAGTGTATCTGAGTTGTGCAAGCATCTTGCCGTCTCAAGCATGACCATCAGGCGGGATCTGGCTGAACTGGAGCGTTCTGGACTGATCCGCCGCGTATATGGAGGTGCCGTCAGTGCCCGCGGACGTAGCTATGAGCCCCCGTTCCTCATCCGCTCCAGAGAACGCCGCGCCGAAAAGGAACGCATAGGTCAGGTAGCCGCCTCTCTTATCCGCAACGGCGAAAGCATCGCCCTGGATGTGGGAACTACAACTTTGGAAATAGCACGCCACCTGGAAAACAAACGTGATTTGACCATTATTACCCCAAGCCTCCACATCGCCAATGTTTTAGCCAATAAGCCGGGAATCCGCCTCATCCTGACAGGCGGAATACTCCGTTCGGGAGAACTATCCCTGGTAGGGTTCCTGGCTGAGCGCGCCTTCGCAGAGTTTTACGTGGATAAATTGTTCCTGGGCATCGGCGGTATAGACTTTGAAGCAGGCCTTACCGAGTTCAACCTGGAAGATGCTCAAGTTAAAAAGGCTATGCTGGCTTCGGCCAAGGAACGCATCGTGGTGGCTGATTCAAGTAAATTCGGCAACATCGCTTTCGCTTCGGTTGCGCCCCTCTCAGCTATCCACAAGATTGTCACCGATTCCTCCGTTGACCCGGCTATTGTCAGGCGCCTTAAAGAAATGAATATAGAGGTCATACTGGCTTAGGAGGGCTAATAATATGAGCACATGGCTGCGGGAATTTTTCGGTGTAGAAAAGCCTGTTATCGCCATGGCCCATTTCCCACCCCTCCCTGGCACGCCTCTTTACGACGAAAAACAGGGTATAGAAGGGATTTTAAAAAGCGTCGCCTCCGATGTTGAAAAGCTTCTCGCAGGAGGAGTGGACGGTATCCTCTTCTGCAATGAAGGGGACCGGCCCTATACCCTCAAGGCCCCCCCCGAAGCTATCGCTGTCATGACCCGGGTCATCACTGAAGTGGCTCCCAGAGATCGCCCCTTTGGCGTGGATTTCCTCTGGGATCCAAAAGCCGCCCTCGCCATAGCTTTCGCTACGGGCGCTTCTTTTGTGCGCGGTGTTTTAACCGGTGTTTACGAGAGCGATATGGGCCTGTGGAATACCGATGCCGCTGACCTTCTGCGATACCGCCGTTATATAGGGGCTGACCGCATCAAGGTGTTCTGCAATATCACCCCGGAATTCGCTTCTCCACTAGGCACCCGTCCCGTAGGTCTTATCGCCCGCAGCGCTGTGGTCTCTTCCCTGGCGGATGCCATCCTCATCTCTGGACCTATGGCTGGTGCAGAACCGGATCTCTCCCTCATCCGCGAAGCTAAAGCCAGTGTGGGCGAGCAGGTCCCAGTGCTCCTCAACACAGGAGCAAAAGTGGAAAACATACGTCAGTTCCTTTCCGTGGCCGATGGAGTAATCGTGGGGTCCAGCCTCAAGGTGGAAGGCTACACCTGGAATCCGGTGGATCCGGAAAGGGTGCAAGCTTTCATGGCAGCCGTAAAAGAAGTCCGCAAAGCCCTCAAGGAGTAGAGGTTATGGCTGATTACCTTCTGGGAATCGATATCGGCACCACCGCTACCAAAGCCATTATCTGCCGTGTAGATGGTGCTATTGTGGCCGAAGCAGAAGCCCCCGCTACTCTCAAATCCCCACAGCCGGGCTGGGCAGAAGAAGACCCTGAGGAGTGGTGGGGCAATGTGGGAAAGGTTACTCGCCTCTGCTTGGAAAGAGCAAACCTTCCACCCACAGCCATCGCTGGGGTCGGCGTTAGTGGCATGGTTCCTACCCTCATCCTTTTGGATAGAGAAGGCCGCGTTATACGGCCATCCATCCAGCAGAACGATGCAAGAGCTTACCAGGAAATTGAGGATTTCAAGGCACGCACAGACCAGGCCGATATCCTTCGGCGCACTGGCAGCACCATCACCCAGCAGAGCATCGGCCCCAAACTTCTGTGGCTCCGCCGCCATGAGCCCGAGGCTATGGCTCGCGCCACACGCGTTATGGGTTCGTATGATTATATAGTCTACCGCCTCACAGGGGTTTTCTCCATTGAACGCAACTGGGCCCTGGAAAGCGGTTTGTTTGATCTGCATAAAGAAGACTGGGATGATACCTTGCTGGAACTGGCAACCATCAACCGAACATGGCTGGGGGAAGTCCATTGGCCAGCCGATGTGGTGGGAAAGGTCACCAGGGAGGCTTCCAGAGAGACTGGCCTGGTTGAAGGCACCCCTGTTGTAGCGGGCAGCGCCGACCATATCGCTTCAGCTTTTTCGGCAGGCCTCAAGGAGCATGGTGACCTTTTGATCAAATTGGGTGGAGCAGGCGACATCCTCTACTGTCTGGATCGTCTGGAGGTGGATCCGAGGCTTTTCCTGGACTATCATGTGATCCCGGGCAAGTTCCTCATCAACGGATGCATGGCTTCCAGCGGCAGCATTATTAAATGGTTCCGTCAGGAATTTGCCCCTGGAGCCAGCTATGCGGAACTGGACGCCGAGGCGGAGAAAATTCCACCTGGCTCTCACGGCCTCATCTTGCTCCCCTATTTCTTGGGCGAAAAGACCCCTATTTTTGATCCCCTTGCCCGTGGGATCATCTTCGGTCTGACCCTCAGCCATACGCGGGCCCACATATACCGGGCCATTCTGGAAGGCATTGCCTACGGCTTTTACCACCACCTTCAGGTCTTAGCTGAACGGGGCCTTACAGCCAGCCGGGCTCGTGTTACAAACGGTGGTGCTCGCTCCGCCCTGTGGCGGCAGATTACGGCCGATGTGGTGGGTTTGCCGTTGGAGCAGATCGCCCACCACCCGGGTTCTTCGCTGGGCGCCGCCTTCGTAGCGGGCATGGGCGTCGGAGCTTTCAAGGCCTGGGAGGAAATTGAGCGGTTCATAACCATAAGCACAGTAACATATCCTGATTTGGAGGCCCACGAACGTTATTCCCAGCTTTTCCGCCTCTACCGGGAACTTTACGAGGACCTCAAGGATAAATTTCCGGTACTAAACCGAATTATCGGAGGTGAGGCATGAGGCTGAAAGATAAGGTGGCTGGCGTCACCGGTGCAGGAACCGGCATCGGAAAAGCTATTGCTATGGCTTTCGCTGCTGAAGGGGCGAAGGTGGCCGTAACGGACCTGCGCGAAGATTGGGCCCAGGAAGTAGCTGCAGCCATAGAAAAAGCCGGCGGCATAGCCATCCCCCTTCGCCTGGATGTGACCAACCGTCAGGAAATAGAAGCTGCCCTCAAAGCTATCTTGGAGCGATGGGGGCGTGTGGACATCTGGTGCAACAACGCTGGCGTCAGCACTATGAACCGTTTCGTTGACCTTGATGAGAAAGATTGGGATTTTGTGATGAATGTGAATGCCAAAGGGGTGTTCCTGTGTTCCCAGATTATCGCCCGTCAGATGATGCGCCAGGAGCCTGACCCTGCAAGCGGCCTTCGGGGTAAGATTATAAACATAGCCAGCATGGCTGGCAAAAGAGGCAACGCCCCCTTTTTATCCCACTATGTGGCCTCTAAATTTGCTGTGGTGGGGCTAACTCAGGCTATGGCTGGAGAACTTGCCCCCTATGGCATCCTGGTGAACTCCGTATGCCCTGGCTACGTCCAAACCTCCATGCAGGAGCGAGAAGTGGAATGGGAGGCCGCCCTGCGGGGAATCACGAAGGAAGAAGTGAGGAAGCTTTACATAGCCGACACACCGCTGGGACGTCTGGAGACTCCGGAGGATGTAGCTAAGGTTGTAGTTTTCCTGGCTTCTTCAGATGCTGACTTTATCACCGGTGAAGCAATCAACGTAAATGGAGGAGCCTGGATGGATTAAATTCAAAAGGAGGGGAAACCATGAGGCGAACGATTTTTGTTCTAACCATAGTGCTGGTGCTTGTCCTGGCAGGCTGCCGTCCAGCCGTACCGACGCCAACACCGCCTCCGCCCACTAAGCCTCCCACAGTAGTAGAAACCCCCACTCCGACCCCGGCGCCCAAAGCTGTCACTCTCACGGTCATCATGGAACAGGTGCCTGATTATGACATCGTGGCAGAGCTCACCAAAAAGTTTGAGGCGGAGCATCCACACATCAAGATCAAATTTGACGCCATGCCCTACGACGCCATGCGGGATAAGATCCTGACTTCCTTCCTCGCCCCCACCGCCACCTACGATGTCATCATCGTGGACAATCCATGGATGGATGAATTTGCCAAGGCCGGTTTTCTCACCCCCTTAGACGATTACATCGCCAAAACCGAAGGCTACGACTTTGAGGATTTCGTCGGCCCGATACGTGAAATCGGCGTGGTGGATGGCAAAATTTACGGCGTGCCCTATTACAACTACGCTCTGGGCCTGATTGTCCGCCAGGATCTTTTTGATAACCCTGAATATAAAGCCAAGTATCAGCAGCAATATGGCAAACCTCTAACCATCCCCACCACTCTGGAAGACTATGTCCAGATCGGCAAGTTCTTCAGGGCGCAGGGTATATATGGAGCAGCCATGCAGCCCCAGCGCGGTTATAAAGTCTTTGAAGAGTGGAAGAACTGGCTTTATGCCGCCGGCGGCAACCTTCTGGATGAAAAAGGGAATGTGATCATTGACAACGAAGCAGCTCAGAAAGCCCTGACCCTCTACATTGAGATGTTCAGGAACGCCGCGCCTCCTAACTCCCTCAACTGGGGCTTTGACGAAGCTATGCGCTCCATGGCGGCGGGAGAATCGGCCACCATGATCTCCTACAACTGGATGCTGCCCACTCTCAACAAGCCCGGGGGTCCGGCAGGGGATCTGGCTGGTAAGTTTGCCCTCTACGAGGTGCCTGGTGGGAAGGCAGTCTTGGGCGCCTGGCACTGGGCCATCCCCAAGAACACCCCTCACAAGGATGCAGCCTGGACCTATATCTCCTGGCTGACTTCAAAGCCCATAGATAAACAACGCGTCATCATGGGTGGTGCTCCCACCCGCGTCAGTGTGATGACCGATAAAGAGGTCTGGGAGAAGGGCTATGGGCAGCAATATTACGAGACAGTTCTGAAGATCTTGGAAGATGCCGAACCACTGGCCCGCGGTCCCCGCGCCGAAGAAATCATCATTGAAGTTGGCACCTACCTGAACAGCGCTGTGGCCGGTGAAATGACCGTAGCCGAGGCCCTGAAAGCCGCCGCCGACAAGGTCCGTGAGATCCTGGCCAGACCGTAAAAATTTAAAGGGCGAGGGGTGGAAGCAAACCCCTCGCCCCCTTTAAGCAGGGAGCAATGATTAGGAAGCTATTTCACCTTAAATACCGGATGCTTTTTCCCATAGTGCTTGTTCTTGTGCTGATAATGGGGTACCCACTGGTGTTCTCGTTCTGGGTTTCCCTTCATGATTACCGGTTAACTGCCATTGAGAATGTCCAGTGGATAGGGCTTAAGCAGTACGCAATGCTCTTTAAAAACGCTTCTTACTGGACGGCCATGCGCAACACCATTGTCTTTGTAGTGATGGCCGTCACTCTGGAGCTGATACTGGGATTTGGTCTGGCTGTGTTGCTCCATCGCCCCACAACCCTTTTCCGCCACTTTTTCCGGGCTATTCTTTTGACCCCCATGTTCATCACCCCCATCGCAGTGGGGCTCATGTTCCGCTATATGCTTAACTCCCAGCTGGGCATAATCCCCAATCTCCTGAGGCTTATAGGCATCCAGATAGATTGGTTCGGACCACAGCTGGCTCTTTTTTCCCTGGCGCTGATTGATGTCTGGCAGTGGACGCCTTTCATGATGCTTTTGCTGTTGGCTGGCCTGGAGGCGTTACCCTCTGAGCCCTTTGAAGCGGCGCGAGTGGATGGTGCCTCCTCCTGGCGGATCATCTGGCATATTACTTTGCCGATGATGCGCCCTATAATTATAGCTTCCGTAATAATCCGCATGCTGGATGCTTTCAGAGTGTATGAATACGTTTATGCCATAACCCGCGGTGGGCCGGGAGAGAGCACGGAAACAATCCAGTATCACATTTACCGGGTGGGTTTCCTTTACTTCCGAATGGGTGAAGCTTCTGCCATGGCCTACACCCTTATTGTCGTCATCCTGTTCCTGGTGGTGCTGCTTTTTTACTCCCTGCGTTGGGAGAGGGAAAAATGAGACGTCTGGGCCAGGAATTATCAGTGTTATTCATACTGTTTATAGCCCTAATAGTCGTGCTCTTTCCCTATTTCTGGACGCTACTCGCTTCTTTCAAGACCGAAGCGGCCATTAACCGCCCCCTGGACTGGAATTTTGACCCGACCTTCGCAAACTGGGAAAGGGTTCTGCGCTCAGATATCCCGATGCAGGTGCGCAACAGCATCCTGGTGGGCCTGCTGACAGTGGCCATTTCCCTTGTAGTCGGAGCTCCCGCTGCCTACGCCTTCTCCCGCTTCCGGGCGGGTGGTGATGCTATACGCTTTATCATTCTGGCGGCTCAGATGCTCCCACCGGCAGTTTTAATCGTCCCCCTTTTCCTCATAATGTATAAACTTAGATTGTTAGATACCATCTGGGCGGTGACTATCTCGCACCTGACTTTCATCCTTCCCCTCATTACCTGGTTCCTCATAGGCTTTTTTGAGGATGTTCCGCGGGAACTGGAGGAACAAGCTATGGTGGATGGTTGCACTCAGTGGCAGGCCTTTTGCCGCATCGTCCTGCCGGTTATCCGCCCCGGGCTGGGCGCAGCGGCTCTCTTCGGGTTCGTCCTATCTTGGAACGACCTTTTCTACGCCCTCCTCTTAACCGGCAAACACAGTCGCACTCTGCCGGTGGGAATCGCTGGTTTCTGGACCTTCCGTGGGATTGAAATGGGGCAGATGTCAGCCGCCATAATTTTAACGATCATTCCAGTAGTGATAGCTTCGTTTTTCGTTCAGAAGTATCTGGTGCGTGGCCTCGGTGGCGGCGCCATAAAGGGATAAAAAAACCTTAACGCAAAGTTAAAAAGCTGTTAAACGAAATTTGCTATACTTTGGAGTGTGGACTTTAAAAGGGGAGAGCCTGAACGTGAGGACAGAGTCCCTTAATCTGGAACATATTACCAAACGCTTCGGCTCGGTTGTGGCGGTCCGTGACTTTAGTCTGACAGTGAAGGAAGGAGAGTTTGTATCCATCCTTGGCCCCTCAGGCTGTGGTAAGACCACGGTTCTCAGGTGTATTGCTGGATTTGAGCGGCCGGACGATGGACGCATCTACATTTATGGCAAAATGGTTAACGACATCCCTCCGGAACATCGGGATGTAGGGATGGTTTTCCAGTTCTACGCCCTTTTCCCCAATATGACCGTGGCTCAGAACATCGCTTTCCCCCTCATGATCAAGGGCCGCCCTAAGGAGGAACAGAACCGAAGGGTCAGGGAATTGTTGGAATTAGTTCGCCTTCAGGGATATGAGAACCGATATCCACGCCAGCTGTCGGGAGGAGAGCAGCAGCGAGTTGCCCTGGCGCGGGCTCTGGCCAAACAGCCCAAAGTCCTGCTCTTGGATGAGCCCCTCTCGGCCCTGGACGCTAAAATTCGGGAAGAACTGCGGGGAGAAATCCGCCGCATTCAGACCACCCTTGGGATTACCACTATTTACGTAACTCACGACCAGGAAGAGGCTCTTTCCATATCCGACCGGGTGGTGGTGATGAACCGGGGAGTAATTCAGCAGGTAGGCACCCCTTCCGAGATTTACAAAAGGCCCAGGACCCTTTTTGTAGCTAAATTCGTGGGGACTATGAACTTTTTCTCCGGTCAGCTTCTGGATGACCACCATTTCCAATGGCGCGATCGGACCTTCTACATAGCCCACGGAGAGCGAGTGCCAAAGGGCAGGGGGGCTATCCTTGCTGTGCGACCGGAAATGATGGGGTTTTCGCTCTCTGAGGCCGAAATCCCTTCGGGGTTCAACACTCTGCCGGCACGGGTGGAGTTGCTCACTTTTCTGGGTTCAATAGTGCGAGTTACCCTGCAGGCCGAGGGCGATACGCTTGTGCGGGTGGACCTGCCTGCCGACGCCGCCGCTAACCTTTCTCCGGGCCAGCAGGTCCATGTTTACTTCTCGCCCGAGGCAGGGGTAATTGTTAGCGAATAAAAAAATAAAAGGAGGTGCAAAATGTCGCATCTAAAAATACATCGTTGGGCTCTGGCCCTAACCATAATAATCGTTCTGGCGCTGGCAGCCTGCAAGCCGCGTCCTGCTGCTCCCACTCCTTCACCGGCTGGTTTCATGGAAGAGCTCGCTGCCAAGGCCAAAGCAGAAGGCGGGATAATCAACACTTACGGCATGCCCGAGACATGGGCCAACTATGGCGGGATCTTCGCCGAGTTCAAGAAGCGTTACGGTATTACTCAGCACGACATTGACATGGGCTCCGCCGTGGTCCTTTCCCGGATGACCGAGGAAAATGCCAGCAAGAACGATGTGGCGGACCTCAAGCCTTCCTTCGCTGCCAAACTGGCCGAGAGAGGGTTGACCATGCCCTACAAAGTCTCCTGCTGGGACAAGCTTCCTGAGGGCCAGAAAGGCGAAGGGAAGGATGGCTCCATCTGGTATGCCGCCTATAAAGGTACCCTGGGGTGGATCGTCAATACCAATATTGTGAAGAAAGTCCCCAGAACCTGGGCCGAGCTCAAGGACCCCGCCCTCAAAGGTTTGGTCAGCTACCTGGATCCCCGGGCAACAGGCACCGGAGTTAACACGGTAGAGGCTGCAGCTTATGCTGTCTCGGGGGATCCTTACAACTACAAGGCCGGGGCAGAGTTCCTGGCTGAGCTCCACCGGGCCGGCATCATCGCCACCGTTGACCCGAAGGTGGATGTATCCAAATTCCAGCGAGGCGAGGTGGCCATCCTAATCAACTTTGATTACAACCTCCTCAAGTGGAAAGAAGACCTGGGTGTTCCAGCAGAGGTGGTCATTCCCGCCGATGGGACTATTGCCTCCGGTGGTGGTGTAGTGGCAGCCCGCAATGCTCCTCACCCCAATACTGCCAAACTTTTCCTGGAATTCCTCCTCTGTGGCGATGGGCAGAGGCTCTACGCAGAAGCCTTCGTCTCACCTATGAATCCCGACGTCCAGTTACCACCCCATATTGCGGCCAAGTTCCCGCCCAAGGAGCAGTATGCCAAGGTGGTTTTCATTGATTACGCTAAGGACGCCGCCATTTCCGAAGACCTGAAGGCTGCCTGGGCTGCTGCGGTCGGTGCCAAATAACAAGGCTATCCAGCGCCAGCAGGTGGTGCAGGGGCATGGGGTGTTCCCAGCCCCTGCGCCTCACTCAAAGGAGGGTAGATGAAGGCCCGTCGCTATATTACAGAATACCTGTTTCTGTTACCCTTCCTGGGGTTTCTCATGGTTTTTGAGCTCTACCCGCTCGTAAACATGGCAGTGCGCAGTTTCTTTGATGCTAACTCGGGGAATTTTACCTTTCAGAACTATATCAACCTTTTCACCCAGCCCCATTTCAGAACGGCTATCCGCAATAGCTTGCTTTTCGCCAGCGCCTGCAGTCTGGTGGGAGGGATTGGGGGGACTTTTGTGGGCTATATCGTCCCGCGGCTTCCTGCCCGATCCCGCAATTTGC
It includes:
- a CDS encoding ABC transporter substrate-binding protein: MRKLKAVSLALLILGAGCTLPGSVPPVVKIGLVAPFEGLHRAEGYDALYAVKLAVREANASRELGKYRLELVALDDRNSPAEAIIAAGKISLDPDVVGVIGHLSEETTLAAFPIYARYHLPLVIPIPVLEKGKLGEGAFQVYPYPPQWPRILCSEGKILVFSCPGSAVYREISSSCPAENLDFYCYPEFPPTPQSYRVAFWPGDSSTGAEVLLKLRQNGFRGEFWGRPELCSSPFKALAGERGSWCFGGEREPEETFAQEYRKISGAEPGPFAWPAYVATKVLIKALKETSAEGRITRERVWHQFKTQALRGAD
- a CDS encoding SPFH/Band 7/PHB domain protein, whose product is MAAETLCLGLLILLIFIIAPMAIKIVREYERLVIFRFGRCVGERGPGLVFLIPFVEVAVKVDLREQYLEIPRQTCITKDNAPIDVDFLVYWRVVNAVDSVIQVRNFAGASQGIATTTLRAVIGDIQLDDVLARREEINRILRTKLDEVTERWGVKVTSVEIREILPPRDVQEAMIRQLSAERTRRAMVTEADGKRESAIKVAEGEKQAAILKAEGQRQALILTAEGERQASILKAEGFALALQKIFDVARTVDSKTMSLQYLEALKSLGQSPATKFIFPMEFSSLLRPFVQFAGESMSGGEKSSSEKA
- a CDS encoding DeoR/GlpR family DNA-binding transcription regulator, whose translation is MLPEERHQLILQLIESKGSVSVSELCKHLAVSSMTIRRDLAELERSGLIRRVYGGAVSARGRSYEPPFLIRSRERRAEKERIGQVAASLIRNGESIALDVGTTTLEIARHLENKRDLTIITPSLHIANVLANKPGIRLILTGGILRSGELSLVGFLAERAFAEFYVDKLFLGIGGIDFEAGLTEFNLEDAQVKKAMLASAKERIVVADSSKFGNIAFASVAPLSAIHKIVTDSSVDPAIVRRLKEMNIEVILA
- a CDS encoding BtpA/SgcQ family protein, giving the protein MSTWLREFFGVEKPVIAMAHFPPLPGTPLYDEKQGIEGILKSVASDVEKLLAGGVDGILFCNEGDRPYTLKAPPEAIAVMTRVITEVAPRDRPFGVDFLWDPKAALAIAFATGASFVRGVLTGVYESDMGLWNTDAADLLRYRRYIGADRIKVFCNITPEFASPLGTRPVGLIARSAVVSSLADAILISGPMAGAEPDLSLIREAKASVGEQVPVLLNTGAKVENIRQFLSVADGVIVGSSLKVEGYTWNPVDPERVQAFMAAVKEVRKALKE
- a CDS encoding FGGY-family carbohydrate kinase: MADYLLGIDIGTTATKAIICRVDGAIVAEAEAPATLKSPQPGWAEEDPEEWWGNVGKVTRLCLERANLPPTAIAGVGVSGMVPTLILLDREGRVIRPSIQQNDARAYQEIEDFKARTDQADILRRTGSTITQQSIGPKLLWLRRHEPEAMARATRVMGSYDYIVYRLTGVFSIERNWALESGLFDLHKEDWDDTLLELATINRTWLGEVHWPADVVGKVTREASRETGLVEGTPVVAGSADHIASAFSAGLKEHGDLLIKLGGAGDILYCLDRLEVDPRLFLDYHVIPGKFLINGCMASSGSIIKWFRQEFAPGASYAELDAEAEKIPPGSHGLILLPYFLGEKTPIFDPLARGIIFGLTLSHTRAHIYRAILEGIAYGFYHHLQVLAERGLTASRARVTNGGARSALWRQITADVVGLPLEQIAHHPGSSLGAAFVAGMGVGAFKAWEEIERFITISTVTYPDLEAHERYSQLFRLYRELYEDLKDKFPVLNRIIGGEA
- a CDS encoding 3-oxoacyl-ACP reductase FabG is translated as MRLKDKVAGVTGAGTGIGKAIAMAFAAEGAKVAVTDLREDWAQEVAAAIEKAGGIAIPLRLDVTNRQEIEAALKAILERWGRVDIWCNNAGVSTMNRFVDLDEKDWDFVMNVNAKGVFLCSQIIARQMMRQEPDPASGLRGKIINIASMAGKRGNAPFLSHYVASKFAVVGLTQAMAGELAPYGILVNSVCPGYVQTSMQEREVEWEAALRGITKEEVRKLYIADTPLGRLETPEDVAKVVVFLASSDADFITGEAINVNGGAWMD
- a CDS encoding sugar ABC transporter substrate-binding protein, which encodes MRRTIFVLTIVLVLVLAGCRPAVPTPTPPPPTKPPTVVETPTPTPAPKAVTLTVIMEQVPDYDIVAELTKKFEAEHPHIKIKFDAMPYDAMRDKILTSFLAPTATYDVIIVDNPWMDEFAKAGFLTPLDDYIAKTEGYDFEDFVGPIREIGVVDGKIYGVPYYNYALGLIVRQDLFDNPEYKAKYQQQYGKPLTIPTTLEDYVQIGKFFRAQGIYGAAMQPQRGYKVFEEWKNWLYAAGGNLLDEKGNVIIDNEAAQKALTLYIEMFRNAAPPNSLNWGFDEAMRSMAAGESATMISYNWMLPTLNKPGGPAGDLAGKFALYEVPGGKAVLGAWHWAIPKNTPHKDAAWTYISWLTSKPIDKQRVIMGGAPTRVSVMTDKEVWEKGYGQQYYETVLKILEDAEPLARGPRAEEIIIEVGTYLNSAVAGEMTVAEALKAAADKVREILARP
- a CDS encoding sugar ABC transporter permease, which produces MIRKLFHLKYRMLFPIVLVLVLIMGYPLVFSFWVSLHDYRLTAIENVQWIGLKQYAMLFKNASYWTAMRNTIVFVVMAVTLELILGFGLAVLLHRPTTLFRHFFRAILLTPMFITPIAVGLMFRYMLNSQLGIIPNLLRLIGIQIDWFGPQLALFSLALIDVWQWTPFMMLLLLAGLEALPSEPFEAARVDGASSWRIIWHITLPMMRPIIIASVIIRMLDAFRVYEYVYAITRGGPGESTETIQYHIYRVGFLYFRMGEASAMAYTLIVVILFLVVLLFYSLRWEREK
- a CDS encoding carbohydrate ABC transporter permease, whose translation is MRRLGQELSVLFILFIALIVVLFPYFWTLLASFKTEAAINRPLDWNFDPTFANWERVLRSDIPMQVRNSILVGLLTVAISLVVGAPAAYAFSRFRAGGDAIRFIILAAQMLPPAVLIVPLFLIMYKLRLLDTIWAVTISHLTFILPLITWFLIGFFEDVPRELEEQAMVDGCTQWQAFCRIVLPVIRPGLGAAALFGFVLSWNDLFYALLLTGKHSRTLPVGIAGFWTFRGIEMGQMSAAIILTIIPVVIASFFVQKYLVRGLGGGAIKG
- a CDS encoding ABC transporter ATP-binding protein, whose protein sequence is MRTESLNLEHITKRFGSVVAVRDFSLTVKEGEFVSILGPSGCGKTTVLRCIAGFERPDDGRIYIYGKMVNDIPPEHRDVGMVFQFYALFPNMTVAQNIAFPLMIKGRPKEEQNRRVRELLELVRLQGYENRYPRQLSGGEQQRVALARALAKQPKVLLLDEPLSALDAKIREELRGEIRRIQTTLGITTIYVTHDQEEALSISDRVVVMNRGVIQQVGTPSEIYKRPRTLFVAKFVGTMNFFSGQLLDDHHFQWRDRTFYIAHGERVPKGRGAILAVRPEMMGFSLSEAEIPSGFNTLPARVELLTFLGSIVRVTLQAEGDTLVRVDLPADAAANLSPGQQVHVYFSPEAGVIVSE